One Kitasatospora sp. NBC_01287 DNA window includes the following coding sequences:
- a CDS encoding serine/threonine-protein kinase, which yields MQEDRVGGLIAGRYRLTAKLGAGGFGEVWEAHDETLGVNVAVKAVRVPPAASVEEQAERLARAAREARNAARLRDHPNVVAVHDVVIDGGLPWTVMQLVAGTSLQEHLDAQGPLPVGRAVALASAMLSALGAAHDAGIVHRDVKPANVMLAGDRILLTDFGIAVHQQDTALTGTGMLIGSAEYMAPERARGQDALPASDLFSLGVMLYQAVEGFSPFRRGTFEASLAAVLFESPSPPQRAGGLADLITQLMAKSPDQRPTVAQARELVRSTMLGRSRKPTFDGSDGQGGLPHAGTHRRERLSEALAAAEQTARCLVDVDESAWVLAQVAQFVSITDPDRARHLAAEAENLIRSSPPASGFGEPAVLAGVASSLAGTDPDRARHLADEAEHLARGLLGEADRAPALALVARSLARVDPERARRLVDDAERLVLPDTDAWAVALNWAADAMAVIDPGRAQQLRVAAIHTEAVPPSPGEAKVSLAASPSSEAERAARATSDRVERVKALAEVAGQWVEADPDRAELLMAEAERTAQRILTRSTRSWARSEMGKAWARTARKLAFRDPDRACAWADRTRRLAQDIPDGTWKNVVLTETAGALAWIAFAVASADPDKAVSLVAEVRGVARTVPDGEWKHMAVTHEVSALSWVAGSLGGHDLDRALQLMEEAKTTISRELPHDRRDIPRRDVVRDLAEIARRQVPVDLDRALAVVSQAQLLAQEISHDTWKTPALDAVVRVLADVAKLLAISDPVRAQQTANRALRALRGLPQDAASGSMGRVVEAMARIGEQQERTDPGLGATLLADAERLTRDITDDSDRAFAWTEIARAWANVEEGH from the coding sequence GTGCAGGAAGACCGGGTGGGTGGGCTGATCGCGGGGCGTTACCGGTTGACGGCGAAGCTCGGGGCCGGGGGCTTCGGGGAGGTCTGGGAGGCCCACGACGAGACCTTGGGTGTCAACGTGGCGGTGAAGGCGGTGCGGGTGCCTCCCGCAGCGTCCGTCGAGGAGCAGGCCGAGCGGCTGGCCCGAGCAGCACGCGAGGCACGCAACGCGGCGAGGCTGCGCGACCATCCCAACGTCGTGGCGGTGCACGACGTGGTCATCGACGGTGGACTTCCGTGGACCGTCATGCAACTCGTCGCCGGCACATCGCTGCAGGAGCACCTGGACGCGCAGGGCCCGCTGCCCGTGGGCCGGGCCGTCGCACTTGCCTCGGCGATGCTGAGCGCCCTGGGCGCCGCGCATGACGCGGGGATCGTGCACCGTGACGTCAAGCCCGCGAACGTGATGCTGGCGGGTGATCGGATCCTTTTGACGGACTTCGGCATCGCCGTTCACCAGCAGGACACCGCGCTGACCGGTACCGGGATGCTGATCGGCTCGGCGGAGTACATGGCTCCGGAGAGGGCCCGTGGCCAGGACGCTCTCCCGGCGAGTGACCTGTTCTCCCTCGGGGTGATGCTGTATCAGGCGGTGGAGGGGTTCTCGCCGTTCCGCCGTGGCACCTTCGAGGCGTCACTGGCAGCCGTGCTGTTCGAGAGCCCATCCCCGCCGCAGCGCGCCGGGGGGCTCGCTGACCTGATCACCCAGCTGATGGCCAAGTCCCCGGACCAGCGTCCAACCGTGGCACAGGCCCGGGAACTTGTGCGGTCGACCATGCTTGGTCGCTCTCGGAAACCAACCTTCGACGGGAGCGACGGCCAAGGTGGCCTTCCCCATGCCGGCACACACCGACGAGAACGCCTCAGTGAGGCTCTGGCCGCTGCGGAGCAGACCGCTCGCTGCCTGGTCGACGTGGACGAATCCGCCTGGGTGTTGGCCCAGGTGGCACAGTTCGTGAGCATCACCGACCCCGACCGGGCCCGTCACCTCGCCGCCGAGGCCGAGAACTTGATTCGCAGCTCCCCGCCGGCGAGCGGTTTCGGCGAGCCGGCGGTCCTGGCCGGGGTCGCGAGCAGCCTGGCCGGCACCGACCCCGACCGAGCCCGGCACCTCGCTGATGAAGCCGAGCATCTCGCCCGCGGCCTCCTCGGGGAGGCCGACCGGGCGCCGGCGCTCGCCCTGGTCGCGCGAAGCCTGGCCCGCGTCGACCCCGAGCGAGCCCGACGGCTCGTCGACGACGCCGAGCGCCTCGTCCTCCCGGACACGGACGCGTGGGCGGTGGCTCTCAACTGGGCCGCGGACGCGATGGCCGTCATCGACCCCGGACGCGCCCAGCAGCTTCGGGTAGCAGCCATCCACACCGAGGCCGTCCCTCCCTCTCCGGGCGAAGCCAAGGTGAGTCTTGCCGCCTCACCCAGCAGTGAGGCCGAGCGGGCGGCCCGCGCCACCTCCGATCGGGTCGAACGCGTCAAAGCGCTGGCCGAGGTGGCAGGCCAGTGGGTCGAGGCCGACCCCGACCGTGCTGAACTGCTGATGGCCGAGGCCGAACGCACCGCGCAGCGGATCCTCACCAGGTCGACGCGCTCCTGGGCGCGCTCCGAGATGGGAAAGGCCTGGGCGCGGACCGCACGAAAGCTGGCCTTCAGGGACCCCGACCGGGCCTGTGCCTGGGCGGACAGGACCCGGCGCCTCGCCCAGGACATACCCGATGGCACCTGGAAGAACGTGGTGCTGACGGAAACGGCTGGGGCGTTGGCCTGGATCGCGTTCGCCGTCGCGTCTGCCGACCCGGACAAGGCCGTGTCCCTGGTGGCCGAGGTCCGGGGCGTTGCCCGGACCGTGCCCGACGGCGAGTGGAAGCACATGGCAGTCACGCACGAGGTGAGTGCCCTGTCCTGGGTTGCGGGGAGCTTGGGCGGGCACGACCTCGACCGCGCGCTCCAGCTGATGGAGGAGGCCAAGACCACCATCAGCCGAGAGCTTCCCCATGATCGCAGGGACATTCCGCGGCGCGATGTGGTGCGGGATCTGGCGGAGATCGCGAGACGGCAGGTTCCTGTGGACCTCGACCGGGCCCTGGCGGTTGTCTCCCAGGCTCAGCTCCTCGCGCAGGAGATCTCTCACGACACCTGGAAGACCCCGGCGCTGGACGCGGTCGTGAGGGTGCTGGCCGATGTCGCCAAGCTCCTGGCCATCAGCGATCCCGTCCGGGCCCAGCAGACGGCGAACAGGGCCCTCCGGGCCCTCCGCGGCCTCCCGCAGGATGCCGCGAGCGGTTCGATGGGGCGGGTCGTCGAGGCAATGGCACGGATAGGAGAGCAGCAGGAGAGGACGGACCCGGGCCTCGGCGCAACACTGCTGGCCGACGCGGAACGCCTCACGCGCGACATCACCGACGACTCCGACAGGGCGTTCGCCTGGACAGAGATCGCGAGGGCGTGGGCGAATGTCGAGGAAGGCCACTGA
- a CDS encoding MOSC domain-containing protein: MGGTVTAVGSNGEYSFTKPNRAGIRLLAGLGVEGDVHAGVTVKHRSRVRQDPTQPNLRQVHLIHQELFAEVERQGHLVAPGDLGENITTSGVDLLALPVGTLLRIGADAVVEVTGLRNPCPQIDHFQDGLLKLVVHRDDAGALVRKAGVMGVVLKDGEVRPGDPVEVELPAGPHRPLDRV, from the coding sequence ATGGGTGGGACGGTGACTGCGGTCGGCAGCAACGGTGAGTACTCGTTCACCAAACCCAACCGGGCGGGCATCAGGCTGCTCGCCGGGCTCGGCGTCGAGGGCGACGTGCACGCGGGGGTGACCGTCAAGCACCGCTCGCGCGTCCGGCAGGACCCCACGCAGCCGAACCTGCGCCAGGTGCACCTGATCCACCAGGAGCTCTTCGCCGAGGTCGAGCGGCAGGGCCACCTGGTGGCGCCCGGCGACCTCGGCGAGAACATCACCACCAGCGGGGTGGACCTGCTGGCCCTGCCGGTCGGCACGCTGCTGCGGATCGGCGCCGACGCGGTGGTCGAGGTGACCGGTCTGCGCAACCCCTGCCCGCAGATCGACCACTTCCAGGACGGACTGCTCAAGCTGGTGGTGCACCGCGACGACGCCGGCGCGCTGGTGCGCAAGGCCGGCGTCATGGGCGTCGTGCTGAAGGATGGCGAGGTGCGCCCTGGTGACCCGGTCGAGGTCGAACTCCCGGCCGGACCGCACCGGCCGCTCGACCGGGTCTGA
- a CDS encoding elongation factor G-like protein EF-G2 has translation MSERASSRAGAAGRVPAADGPEQLRNVVLVGVSGSGKTTLAESLALAAGELSRAGRVSEGTTVSDHEEIEHEQQRSVRLSLVPVGWRGVKINVLDPPGHADFAGELRAALRAADAAVFVVAGTEPIGAPVLALWAQCAALRLPRAIAITHMDAARADFDEVLSACQEAFGAGHPESVQPMDLPVRSEGRVRGTVELLSGETHGQAAQEAQRAAVPETGPARERLVEAIASEDDGLLERYLGGETLDEGSLTRGLRGAVLHDAIHPVLPLTEDGTGAVDLLDLIVTAFPAPGDRPLPELVELPGDPAGPLLAQVIQNTDDPYVGRLSLVRVFSGTLHPDTQLHVAGAAAAEGEGEGEAARTGTDERIAGLTSPFGKQQRPVPHAVAGDLVCVGKLTAARVGDTLSEPREPLRLTPWELPEPLLPVAVEARSRSDEDKLAQGLAKLAAQDPTVRVEQNPATGQLVLWCTGEAHAGVLLHQLADRFGVQVEQVEYRVALRETFGAPATGHGRLVKQSGGHGQYAICELLVEPLPGGSGFEFVDKVVGGSVPRHFIPSVEKGVRAQLERGVGEGRPLVDVRVTLVDGKAHSVDSSDSAFQSAGALALRDAASRTTVRLLEPVAEVGVLVPDEYLGGVFSDLSVRRARVLGTEPAGPGRSLLRAEVPELELTRYAVDLRSLSHGTGSFTRAPLRYEPMPAAPAGKVGKVGKDHA, from the coding sequence ATGTCCGAGCGAGCATCATCCCGGGCCGGCGCGGCCGGACGGGTCCCCGCCGCCGACGGGCCCGAGCAGCTGCGCAACGTCGTCCTGGTCGGTGTCAGCGGCTCCGGCAAGACCACGCTGGCCGAGTCACTGGCGCTGGCCGCCGGGGAGCTGAGCCGGGCCGGGCGGGTGAGCGAGGGCACCACCGTCTCCGACCACGAGGAGATCGAGCACGAGCAGCAGCGCTCGGTGCGGCTCTCGCTGGTGCCGGTCGGCTGGCGGGGCGTGAAGATCAACGTGCTCGACCCGCCCGGGCACGCCGACTTCGCCGGCGAGCTGCGGGCCGCGCTGCGGGCCGCCGACGCGGCCGTCTTCGTGGTCGCCGGGACCGAGCCGATCGGCGCGCCGGTGCTCGCGCTCTGGGCGCAGTGCGCGGCGCTCCGCCTGCCCCGGGCCATCGCCATCACCCATATGGACGCAGCACGGGCCGACTTCGACGAGGTGCTGAGCGCCTGTCAGGAGGCCTTCGGCGCGGGCCACCCCGAGTCGGTCCAGCCGATGGACCTGCCGGTGCGCAGCGAGGGCCGGGTGCGCGGCACGGTGGAGCTGCTCAGCGGCGAGACGCACGGCCAGGCGGCGCAGGAGGCGCAGCGGGCGGCGGTGCCGGAGACCGGCCCGGCCCGCGAGCGGCTGGTGGAGGCGATCGCGAGCGAGGACGACGGGCTGCTGGAGCGCTACCTCGGCGGCGAGACGCTGGACGAGGGCTCGCTCACCCGGGGGCTGCGCGGCGCGGTGCTGCACGACGCGATCCACCCGGTGCTGCCGCTCACCGAGGACGGCACCGGCGCGGTCGACCTGCTCGACCTGATCGTCACCGCCTTCCCCGCCCCGGGTGACCGGCCGCTGCCCGAGCTCGTCGAGCTGCCGGGCGACCCCGCCGGTCCGCTGCTGGCCCAGGTGATCCAGAACACCGACGACCCCTATGTCGGGCGGCTCAGCCTGGTGCGGGTCTTCTCCGGCACCCTGCACCCGGACACCCAGCTGCACGTGGCCGGCGCCGCGGCCGCCGAGGGCGAGGGCGAGGGCGAGGCGGCGAGGACCGGCACCGACGAGCGGATCGCGGGCCTGACCAGCCCGTTCGGCAAGCAGCAGCGCCCGGTCCCGCACGCGGTGGCGGGCGATCTGGTCTGCGTCGGCAAGCTGACCGCCGCCCGGGTCGGCGACACCCTCTCGGAGCCGCGGGAACCGCTCCGCCTCACCCCGTGGGAGCTGCCCGAACCGCTGCTGCCGGTCGCCGTCGAGGCCCGCAGCCGCAGTGACGAGGACAAGCTGGCCCAGGGCCTGGCCAAGCTGGCCGCGCAGGACCCGACGGTCCGGGTCGAGCAGAACCCCGCCACCGGCCAGCTGGTGCTCTGGTGCACCGGCGAGGCGCACGCCGGGGTGCTGCTGCACCAGCTGGCCGACCGGTTCGGCGTCCAGGTCGAGCAGGTCGAGTACCGGGTCGCGCTGCGCGAGACCTTCGGCGCGCCCGCCACCGGGCACGGCCGGCTGGTCAAGCAGTCCGGCGGCCACGGCCAGTACGCGATCTGCGAACTGCTGGTCGAGCCGCTGCCCGGCGGGAGCGGCTTCGAGTTCGTCGACAAGGTGGTCGGCGGCTCGGTGCCCCGGCACTTCATCCCCTCGGTGGAGAAGGGCGTGCGGGCCCAGCTGGAGCGCGGCGTGGGCGAGGGCCGCCCGCTGGTGGACGTCCGGGTCACGTTGGTGGACGGCAAGGCGCACTCGGTGGACTCCTCGGACTCCGCCTTCCAGTCGGCGGGCGCGCTCGCGCTGCGCGACGCCGCGAGCCGCACCACCGTGCGGCTGCTGGAGCCGGTGGCCGAGGTCGGCGTGCTGGTCCCGGACGAGTACCTGGGCGGGGTGTTCAGCGACCTCTCGGTGCGCCGGGCGCGCGTGCTGGGCACCGAGCCGGCCGGGCCGGGCCGCAGCCTGCTGCGGGCCGAGGTGCCCGAACTGGAGCTGACCCGCTACGCGGTGGACCTGCGCTCGCTCTCGCACGGCACCGGCTCCTTCACCCGGGCCCCGCTGCGCTACGAGCCGATGCCCGCCGCGCCGGCGGGCAAGGTCGGCAAGGTCGGCAAGGACCACGCCTGA
- a CDS encoding AMP-binding protein → MLSHAQGATDRPLLAETIGADLARTVAAFGEREALVDVPTGRRWTYRRLAAEVDVVAHGLLALGVRRGDRVGIWSPNCAEWVLVQYATARIGAVLVTVNPAYRTHELEYVLRQSGVVVVVAPPAYKSSQYAAMLAGARSNCPELREVVLIGEDSWTALLEAGRAGDPAALAALAAELRPEDPINIQYTSGTTGFPKGATLSHRNILNNGYFVGELCDYTEQDRICVPVPFYHCFGMVMGNLAATSHGACVVIPAPTFDPAATLAAVAAERCTSLYGVPTMFIAELNDPGFATHDLGSLRTGIMAGSPCPAEVMKQVIEKMNMRDVSICYGMTETSPVSTQTRREDGFEQRISTVGRVGPHLEVKVVDPVTGAVVERGTPGELCTRGYSVMIGYWAEPERTAEALDTEGWMHTGDLAVMDEDGFLAITGRIKDLVIRGGENIYPREIEEFLLTHPDILDAQVVGVPDEKYGEELMAWIQLRAGAPELTAEALRAYCTGRLAHYKIPRYVHRVDAFPMTVTGKVRKVEMREEAVRLLGSGLAG, encoded by the coding sequence ATGCTCAGCCACGCCCAAGGCGCCACCGACCGACCGCTGCTGGCCGAGACCATCGGCGCCGACCTGGCCCGCACGGTGGCGGCCTTCGGGGAGCGCGAGGCGCTGGTGGACGTGCCGACCGGGCGGCGCTGGACCTACCGCCGGCTCGCGGCCGAGGTGGACGTGGTGGCGCACGGGCTGCTCGCCCTGGGCGTGCGGCGCGGCGACCGGGTCGGCATCTGGTCGCCGAACTGCGCGGAGTGGGTGCTGGTCCAGTACGCGACGGCCCGGATCGGCGCGGTCCTGGTCACCGTCAACCCGGCCTACCGCACGCACGAACTGGAGTACGTGCTGCGCCAGTCCGGCGTCGTCGTGGTGGTGGCGCCACCGGCCTACAAGAGCTCCCAGTACGCGGCGATGCTGGCCGGGGCCCGGTCGAACTGCCCCGAATTGCGCGAGGTGGTGCTGATCGGCGAGGACTCGTGGACGGCGCTGCTCGAAGCCGGGCGCGCCGGCGACCCGGCGGCGCTGGCGGCCCTGGCGGCCGAGCTGCGGCCCGAGGATCCGATCAACATCCAGTACACCTCGGGCACCACCGGCTTCCCCAAGGGCGCCACCCTCTCGCACCGCAACATCCTCAACAACGGCTACTTCGTCGGCGAGCTGTGCGACTACACCGAGCAGGACCGGATCTGCGTGCCGGTCCCCTTCTACCACTGCTTCGGCATGGTGATGGGCAACCTGGCGGCCACCTCGCACGGCGCCTGCGTGGTCATCCCGGCCCCCACCTTCGACCCCGCCGCCACCCTGGCGGCCGTCGCCGCCGAGCGCTGCACCTCGCTCTACGGCGTGCCGACCATGTTCATCGCCGAGCTCAACGACCCCGGCTTCGCGACCCACGACCTGGGCTCGCTGCGCACCGGCATCATGGCCGGCTCGCCCTGCCCGGCCGAGGTGATGAAGCAGGTCATCGAGAAGATGAACATGCGCGACGTGTCGATCTGCTACGGCATGACCGAGACCTCGCCGGTCTCCACCCAGACCCGCCGCGAGGACGGCTTCGAGCAGCGGATCTCCACCGTGGGCCGGGTCGGCCCGCACCTGGAGGTCAAGGTGGTCGACCCGGTCACCGGGGCGGTCGTCGAGCGCGGCACCCCCGGCGAACTCTGCACCCGCGGCTACTCGGTGATGATCGGCTACTGGGCGGAGCCCGAACGCACCGCCGAGGCCCTGGACACCGAGGGCTGGATGCACACCGGCGACCTCGCGGTGATGGACGAGGACGGGTTCCTGGCGATCACCGGCCGGATCAAGGACCTGGTGATCCGCGGCGGCGAGAACATCTACCCCCGGGAGATCGAGGAGTTCCTGCTCACCCACCCCGACATCCTCGACGCCCAGGTGGTCGGGGTGCCGGACGAGAAGTACGGCGAGGAGCTGATGGCCTGGATCCAGCTGCGCGCCGGCGCGCCCGAGCTGACCGCCGAGGCGCTTCGGGCCTACTGCACGGGCCGGTTGGCGCACTACAAGATCCCCCGCTACGTGCACCGGGTGGACGCCTTCCCGATGACGGTGACCGGCAAGGTGCGCAAGGTGGAGATGCGCGAGGAGGCGGTGAGGCTGCTGGGGTCGGGCCTGGCCGGTTAG